From Glycine soja cultivar W05 chromosome 4, ASM419377v2, whole genome shotgun sequence, the proteins below share one genomic window:
- the LOC114409574 gene encoding pyruvate kinase isozyme G, chloroplastic-like, which produces MSNYAKPVIVATSMLEIMINHPTPTRAKVSDTAIVVRQGADAIMLSGETTHGKFPLKAVKVMHTVALRNESSVQSGVSYPSQLSSHESHMGEMFAFHATTMSNTLNTPIIVFTRIGSMAILLSHYRPYSTIFAFMNE; this is translated from the exons ATGTCAAATTATGCAAAGCCTGTTATTGTGGCAACAAGTATGCTTGAAATCATGATTAATCATCCCACACCAACAAGGGCAAAAGTCTCAGACACTGCAATTGTAGTAAGACAAGGTGCTGATGCTATCATGCTTTCAGGAGAAACTACACATGGAAA ATTTCCGTTGAAAGCTGTTAAAGTTATGCACACGGTGGCTCTTAGGAATGAATCCAGTGTTCAAAGTGGTGTTTCTTATCCGAGTCAACTGAGTTCCCATGAA AGCCACATGGGAGAAATGTTTGCTTTCCATGCGACAACAATGTCTAACACTCTTAATACTCCTATTATTGTTTTCACCAGAATAGGATCCATGGCAATTCTTTTGAGCCATTATAGGCCTTACTCAACAATCTTTGCATTCATGAATGAGTAA